The following proteins are co-located in the Acidobacteriota bacterium genome:
- a CDS encoding TauD/TfdA family dioxygenase, translated as MPIRLRKLHPLIGAEVSGVDLAGPLDRATVEAVRNAWSRYGVLLFRRQPITDEQQVAFSRHFGLLEIFPQAANRSQAVPEIFRVTNVGDDNRIRPVDSPGGRYSTLIWVWHTDSSYRRVPSKGAVLHAIEVVSRGGDTLFANMCHAHEQMPAELKARIAGLRARHSFQYSRQLRRLPPMDPAEAAQVPPVDHPLVRRLRDGRLSLYVSATYMERILGLSEDESRKLIDELMAWATQDAFVYRHRWHPHDVLMWDNRWCIHVVTPFDHGAERRVMHRTTIAGTEPVEG; from the coding sequence ATGCCCATTCGCCTCAGGAAGCTGCATCCGTTGATCGGTGCAGAAGTCAGCGGGGTGGATCTGGCCGGGCCGCTCGACCGGGCCACGGTGGAAGCCGTCAGGAACGCCTGGAGCCGGTACGGAGTGCTCCTTTTTCGGCGGCAGCCGATCACCGATGAGCAGCAGGTAGCCTTCAGCCGCCATTTCGGGTTGCTCGAGATCTTTCCCCAGGCGGCAAACCGTTCCCAGGCGGTCCCGGAGATCTTCCGCGTCACCAACGTGGGCGACGACAACCGCATCCGGCCGGTCGACAGTCCCGGCGGTCGCTACAGCACTCTGATTTGGGTCTGGCACACCGACAGCAGTTACCGTCGAGTGCCCAGCAAGGGGGCGGTGCTGCATGCCATCGAGGTCGTTAGCAGGGGAGGCGACACCCTGTTTGCCAACATGTGCCACGCCCACGAGCAGATGCCTGCCGAGCTGAAAGCCAGGATTGCGGGACTGAGGGCGCGTCACAGTTTCCAATATTCCCGCCAACTGCGCCGGCTCCCGCCCATGGATCCGGCCGAGGCGGCCCAGGTGCCGCCGGTGGACCATCCGCTGGTCCGCCGCCTCCGGGACGGGCGCCTCTCGCTCTACGTCAGCGCCACCTACATGGAGCGCATCCTGGGGTTGAGCGAGGACGAAAGCAGGAAGCTCATCGACGAGTTGATGGCCTGGGCCACTCAGGACGCGTTTGTCTACCGGCACCGCTGGCATCCCCACGACGTCCTGATGTGGGACAACCGCTGGTGCATCCACGTGGTGACCCCCTTCGACCACGGAGCCGAACGCCGGGTGATGCATCGCACCACCATCGCCGGCACCGAACCGGTGGAGGGGTAG
- a CDS encoding beta-propeller fold lactonase family protein → MPSYLYVPLIEERKFLIFGMDAASGKLRLNRQIQLSARPYQLCADPGQRYLYQQLRSESYSGVASFRIDPASGDVTQIGEVELEADACYVVTDRGGRFLLAAYLIAGMVTVHPIGSDGAVRSPACDQRITEIYAHSILTDPSNRYAFVPHVAQTDTIHQFRFDPTSGSLRPSRIPRIATTPGHGPRHLAFHPSGKVVYANEEQSSSVGVYGLDTSSGNLTPLQSLSTLPRGGFRGKNSTGSVRVHPEGKAVYVSNRGHNSVAAFAVDDGTGLLSPLGWVPSQPIPRTLGITSDGRFLFAGSDESGRLNSYRIDEQGMLESLETYEVGKIVSWILPLAFG, encoded by the coding sequence ATGCCCAGTTACCTCTACGTTCCACTGATCGAGGAGCGGAAATTCCTGATCTTCGGGATGGATGCCGCCTCCGGCAAGCTGCGGCTGAACCGGCAGATCCAGTTGTCGGCCCGTCCCTACCAGCTCTGCGCAGATCCCGGGCAGCGATATCTCTACCAGCAGCTTCGGAGCGAATCCTACAGTGGGGTGGCCAGCTTTCGCATCGATCCCGCCAGCGGAGATGTGACCCAGATCGGCGAAGTGGAGCTGGAAGCCGATGCCTGCTACGTGGTCACCGACCGCGGCGGGCGATTTCTGCTGGCCGCCTACCTGATTGCCGGTATGGTGACGGTTCATCCGATCGGCAGCGACGGCGCCGTGCGCAGCCCCGCGTGCGACCAGCGGATCACCGAGATCTACGCACACTCCATCCTGACGGATCCGTCCAATCGCTATGCCTTCGTCCCCCACGTGGCTCAGACCGACACCATTCACCAGTTTCGCTTCGATCCCACCAGCGGCAGTCTGCGCCCGTCGCGGATTCCCAGGATAGCGACCACGCCGGGTCATGGGCCCCGCCACCTGGCGTTCCATCCCTCCGGAAAAGTGGTGTATGCGAACGAGGAGCAGTCTTCCAGCGTCGGCGTCTATGGCCTGGATACCTCCAGCGGCAACCTCACCCCGCTTCAGTCCCTGTCGACACTTCCCCGCGGTGGCTTCCGGGGCAAGAACAGTACCGGGTCGGTTCGGGTTCACCCCGAGGGAAAGGCCGTCTACGTTTCCAACCGCGGTCACAATAGCGTTGCCGCCTTTGCCGTGGATGACGGCACGGGATTGCTTTCGCCGCTGGGCTGGGTCCCCAGCCAGCCGATTCCCCGGACTTTGGGCATTACCTCGGATGGACGCTTCCTTTTCGCCGGCAGCGACGAGTCGGGCCGGCTGAACAGCTATCGGATCGATGAACAGGGGATGCTGGAGTCCCTGGAGACCTACGAGGTGGGGAAGATCGTCTCCTGGATCCTTCCCCTGGCCTTTGGTTGA